From Herbaspirillum sp. WKF16:
CGCCTACAGCTACTCCGGCGGGCTGTGCCTGTCCAACCAGGGCCTGCTGGAATTCGTCGAAATGTTCAAGGCGCCGATCAAGGTGCTGCATCCGTTGCTGACCGCCACCCAGGAAGGCAACTTCAAGGGCACAGAGGGATTCGGCGCGATTCCCTTCGACGGCGTGATCCTGGCCCACTCCAACGAGTCGGAATGGAAGGCCTTCCGCAACAACAAGAACAACGAGGCGCTGCTGGACCGCATCTTCATCGTCAAGGTGCCCTATTGCCTGCGCGTGTCCGAAGAAATCAAGATCTATGAAAAGCTGATCCGCACTTCCTCGCTCTCCCGGGCCACTTGCGCGCCGGGCACGCTGAAGATGATGGCGCAGTTCTCGGTGCTCACACGTTTGAAGGAACCGGAGAACTCCAGCCTGTTCTCCAAGATGCAGGTGTACGACGGCGAGAACCTCAAGGATACCGACCCCAAGGCCAAGTCCTACCAGGAATACCGCGACTACGCCGGCGTGGACGAAGGCATGAATGGCATCTCGACGCGCTTCGCGTTCAAGATCCTGTCGCGCGTGTTCAACTTCGACACCACCGAAGTGGCGGCCAACCCGGTGCACCTGATGTACGTGCTGGAGCAGCAGATCGAACGCGAACAGTTCCCGCAGGAGGCCGAACAGAAATACCTGTCCTTCGTGAAGGACACGCTGGCCTCGCGCTACGCGGAATTCATCGGCAAGGAAATCCAGACCGCCTACCTGGAGTCGTATTCGGAGTACGGCCAGAACGTGTTCGACCGTTACGTAACCTACGCCGACTTCTGGATCCAGGACCAGGAATACCGCGACCACGACACCGGCGAGAGCTTCGACCGGGCGGCGCTGAACGCGGAGCTGGAGAAGATCGAGAAGCCGGCCGGCATCAGCAATCCCAAGGACTTCCGCAACGAGATCGTCAACTTCGTGCTGCGCGCGCGCGTCAACAACGGCGGCAAGAACCCGCTGTGGACCAGCTACGAGAAGCTGCGGGTGGTGATCGAGAAGAAGATGTTCTCCAACACCGAAGACCTGCTGCCGGTGATCTCCTTCAACGCCAAGGGATCGACGGAGGAAATGCAGAAGCACGAGGACTTCGTCAACCGCATGGTCAGCAAGGGCTACACGCCCAAGCAGGTGCGCCTGCTGTGCGAGTGGTACCTGCGCGTGCGCAAGTCCTCGTAAGCGTCGCGCGCGCGTGCCGGCCGCCGTGCCGGCGCGCGCCGCGGCGATCCTTCGGCGCGCCCTCGCCCACGATGCGACAGGCCGCCGACCACTAGCAGGAGAACCGAGTGCTGCATCAGATCATCGACCGCAGGCTGGCCGGCAAGAACAAGAGCATTGCCAATCGCGAGCGCTTCCTGCGGCGCTTCAAGGGGCATATCCAACGTTCGGTGGCGGACGCGGTGCGCGACCGCAGCATCACCGATCTCGACAAATCCAAGAGCATCAGCATCCCGCGCAAGGACGTCACCGAGCCGTTCTTCCATCACGGCAAGGGCGGCCGCCGCGAAGCGGTGCATCCCGGCAACCAGGATTACCTGCAGGGCGACCGCATCCCGCGCCAGGGCGGCGGCGGGGGCGAAGGCGGCAGCAGCGCCAGCAACGAGGGCGAAGGCCAGGACGATTTCACCTTCGAGCTCACCCGCGAAGAATTCATGAATTATTTCTTCGAAGACCTGGAGCTGCCGCGGCTGGTGGAAACCAACCTGATGACGGTGCCCAACTGGAAGAACATGCGCGCCGGCTATTCGGTGGACGGTTCTCCCACCAACATCGACATCGTGCGCTCGCTGCGCAGCTCGCTGGGCCGCCGCATCGCCCTGGGCGCTCCGCTGAACCGCCAGCTGGAAGCGGCCGAGGAAGAACTGCTTGAACTCAAGCGCAAGCCGGAGGAACACCGCGCCAGCATCAAGCTGCTGGAAGAGGAGATCCGCCAGCTCAAGGCGCGCATCCTGCGCATCCCCTTCATCGACCCGTTCGACCTGCGCTACGTCAACCGCGTGCGCCAGCCCCAGCCCTCCAGCCGCGCCGTGATGTTCTGCGTGATGGACGTATCGGGCTCGATGGACGAGCAGCGCAAGGATCTTTCCAAGCGCTTCTTCATCCTGCTTTACCTGTTCCTGACGCGCAACTACGAACACATCGAGGTGGTGTTCATCCGCCACCACACCCGCGCCGACGAGGTCGACGAGAACACCTTCTTCCATTCGCAGGAAAGCGGCGGCACCGTGGTGTCCAGCGCGCTGGAACTGATGCACGAGATCATCACCAAGCGCTACTCGCCCAGCGAGTGGAACATCTACGGCGCCCAGGCTTCCGACGGCGACAACTGGAACGACGATTCGCCCAAGTGCCGCGAGATCCTGGAAAGCGCGATCCTGCCGTTGACGCGCTACTTCGCCTACATCCAGGTGGCCGAGCCGGAGCAGAACCTGTGGACCGAGTACATGCAACTGATCGACTCGCACCCGCACTTCGCGATGAAGAAGGTGCAGTCGGCCGCCGAGATCTATCCGGTGTTCCGCGAACTCTTTGAAAAGCAGGTGCACGCATGAATACCCGCTTCAAGTACGATCCGCTGCCCTGCCCGTCGGACTGGAGCTTCGATCTGATCGAGCGCTACAACGACGAGATCGCGCGCGTGGCCAAGGGTTATCAGCTGGACATCTATCCGATCCAGCTGGAGATCATCTCGGCCGAGCAGATGATGGACGCCTATGCTTCGCACGGCATGCCGGTGAACTATCGCCACTGGTCCTACGGCAAGCACTTCATGCTGACCGAGCGCGACTACAAGCGCGGCCAGATGGGCCTGGCCTATGAGATCGTGATCAACTCCGATCCCTGCATCGCCTACCTGATGGAAGAGAACACCATGACCATGCAGGCGCTGGTCATCGCGCACGCGGGCTACGGCCACAACTCCTTCTTCAAGGGCAACTACCTGTTCCAGCTGTGGACCGACGCCAGCGCCATCATCGATTACCTGGTGTACGCGCGCAATTACATCTCCGAGTGCGAGGAGCGCCACGGCTTCGAGCGCGTCGAGGAGTTGCTGGACTCCTGCCACGCGCTGATGAACTACGGCGTGGACCGCTACAAGCGGCCGCAGCGCCTGTCGCTGTCGCAGGAACGGGCGCGCCAGCGCGAGCGCGAGGCTTATCTGCAGTCGCAGGTCAACGAACTGTGGCGCACGCTGCCGGCGAAGAAGGAAGCCACCGCCGCGCAGGCCGAGGAACGCTATCCGGTCGAGCCGCAGGAGAACCTGCTGTACTTCGCCGAGAAGAACGCGCCGCTGCTGGAGCCGTGGGAGCGCGAAGTGGTGCGCATCGTGCGCAAGGTCGGCCAGTACTTCTACCCGCAGCGCCAGACCCAGGTGATGAACGAGGGCTGGGCCACCTTCTGGCACTACACGCTGTTGAATACCCTGTACGACCAGGGCCGCCTGACCGACGGCTTCATGATGGAGTTCCTGCATTCGCACAGCAACGTGGTGTTCCAGCCGCCCATCACCAAGCCCTACTACAACGGCATCAATCCGTATGCCCTGGGCTTCTCGATGATGAGCGACATCCGCCGCATCTGCGAGCATCCCACCGGCGAGGACCGCGAGTGGTTCCCCGAGATTGCCGGCAAGGATTGGCTGGAAACGCTGCACCACGTGATGCGCAACTTCAAGGATGAGAGCTTCATCGCGCAATACCTTTCGCCCAAGCTGATGCGCGACATGCGCATGTTCGCGGTGCTGGACGACGACGCGCGCAGCGAGATGGAGGTCTCGGCGATCCACAATGAGCGCGGTTTCCAGTATGTGCGCCAGGCGCTCTCGCGGCAGTACGACATCAACCATCGCGAGCCCAACATCCAGGTGTGGTCGGTCAACACGCGCGGCAACCGCAGCCTGACCCTGCGGCATTTCCGCAGCGACGGCCGCTCGCTGGGCGAGAGCACCAACGAGGTGCTGCGCCACATGGCCCGCCTGTGGCAGTTCGACGTCTACCTGGAAAGCGTGGACGACAACGGCTACATCGTGCAGCGCTACGAGTGCGTCGCCGAGAACCGGTATATGCTGCGGCCATGAACCCTCCGACCCTGCCCGCGGCCGGACGGCGGAGCTGACCATGCCCGCCGCCCCCGCCACTCCCCGCCCGCCGATCTCGGCGCAGACCATCCCGCTGTTCCCGCTGGCCAGCACGCTGTTCCCTGAGGGACGGCTGCCGCTGCAGATCTTCGAGGTGCGTTATCTCGACATGGTCGGCAAATGCATCGCCGACGGCAGCGCCTTCGGCGTGGTGGCGCTGACCGAGGGCGCCGAGGTGCGACGGCCGGGGCAGCTGGAGCGCTTCGTCGGCGTGGGCACGCTGGCCAGGATCCAGGAATGGTCAACGCCTTCGGTGGGCCTGATGCGCATCGCCTGCACTGGCGCCGAGCGTTTCCGCATCCTGCAGGCGGAACAGCAGAAGCACGGCCTGTGGACCGCCGAGGTAGAGATCATGGAGGCCGACCGCGCCGTGGCGATTCCGGACGAATTGAAGAACACCGCACAGGCGCTGGAGCACCTGCTGCAATCGGTGATGCGCCAGGGCCTGCCCGAGAGCGAGGTGCCCATCGCCCAGCCCTTCAGGCTGCACGACTGCGGCTGGGTCGCCAACCGCTGGGCCGAGATGATGCCGGTGCCGGTGGAAGTGAAGCAGAGCCTGCTGGCGCTGGACAATCCGCTGCTGCGGCTGGAGCTGGTGCAGGACGCGCTGGATGAACTGGGCTGGCTGAAGTAGCCGTCGTCAGCCGCTCACGGCTTCACGGCGCCACGCCGCTGATGCCGGCTTCGGCCAGCAAGGCGGACAAACCCGACCAGAAGATCTGGATGCCGATGCACAGCAGGATGAAGGCTGACAGTCGCAACACCACCATCGTCCCCAATCGCCCCATCAGCTTGACCAGCTTGTGCGCGTAGTTGTAGCACAGGAAGATCGCCACCGACGTCAGCGCCGCCCCCAGCGCCGCGCTGCCCACCGAAATCACCCAATCCAGCAGCCGCGTGGGCGTGTTGGCACCCAGCGTGATCGAGGCCGCGATGGTGCCCGGCCCCACCGTCAGCGGGAAACTCATCGGAAAGAAGCTGCGCGCCTTGATCTCCTCATCGGGCAGGTCTTCGTCGTAGGTCTTGGCGACCTGGGTGGGAATCGAACTGTCCTGGTTGTTGTCGTTGAGCAGTTTCCAGCCCGACACCGCCACCAGCAAGCCGCCGCCCACGCGCACGATGGGCAGCGAGATGCCGAAGAAAGTCAGCACGTGCGAACCGATGAAGATCGCCGCCACCAGCATGAACCAGCAATTGATCGCGACCTGGCGCGCGATGCGCTTTTCCGTGCTGCGGCTGACGTTGCCCAGCAGGTTGGCGAACACCGGCGCGATGCCCAGCGGGTTGAGGATGGGCAGCAGCGTGATCGGGATCAGGACGACGGCTTTGAGGAAGAGGATCAGCATGGCTGTGGTGGCAATTCGTTGTTCGAGTTATCTGCGCACAGCGTAGCGGAAAGCCGCCCGGCTGCCAACCGCAGCCGGACGGCCAGGCGCCGGTTTCAGGCCGCCTTCAGCCGCGCGCCGCGCACCCTGGTCAACAACAGGAAGGCGATCGCGAGATTGAGCAGGTTCCAGCCGACGCCGTTGGCGAAGGCCGCGTGATAGGAGCCGGCCAGGTCGAAGATCTTGCCCGACATCCAGCCGCCGATGGCCATGCCGAACATGGTGGTCATGATCACCGCGCCGACCCGCTGGCCGGCCTCGGCCGCCGGGAAGTATTCGCGCACGATGATGGCGTAGGAGGGCACGATGCCGCCCTGGAACAGGCCGAACAGCGCCGAGATCACATACAGCGAGGCCAGGCTATCGAAGGGCAGGAACAGCAGCAGCGAGACGCCCTGCAGGAAGGAGCCGAGCAGCAGCGTGCGCAGGCCGCCGATGCGGTCGCAGATGGCGCCCGACACCAGCCGGCTGACCACGCCGCAGGCCAGCATCAGCGAGAGCATTTGCGCGCCGCGCGCCGGGCCGTAGCCGAGATCGCCGCAGTAGGCCACGATGTGCACCTGGGGCATGGCCATGGCCACGCAGCAGGCGATGCCGGCCAGGCACAGCAGCAATTGGGCCGCGCGCGGCGACAAGCCGAACGGACGGTTGCCGGCGCCATTGCCGGCCGCGCCCGCGCCGGCGGCCTGCACCGGCGGGCGCGCCCGCATCAGCCAGGCCAGCGTGCACATCACGGCGGCGCATACGATCCCCATCCCGATGTAGGTCTGGCGCCAGCCGACCGCGTCGACGAAATGCTGGATGATGGGCGGCCACAGCGCGCCGCCCAGGTAGTTGCCGCTGGCGCACACCGCCACCGCGATGCCGCGCCGCTTGCGAAACCACAGCGAGGTGTCGGCCACCAGCGGCGAGAACGTCGAGGCCGTGCCCAGGAGGCCGATCAGGATACAGTGCGCCGCCATGAAGGCCCAGATGTTGGGCGCCAGCGCCGCCGCGATGAAGCCGCCGCCCAGGCAGGCGCCGCCCAGCAGCAGCGGTTTCATGATGCCGACCTTGTCGGCCATGCGCCCCATCAGCATGCCGCCGGCGCCCACCCCCAGCATGGTCAGCGTATACGGCAGCGAGGCCAGCCCGCGGTCGACGCCGAAATCGGCCTGCACGGCGGGCAGCACCACCGCCATCACGTACATGCCGCTGGCGCCGACGATCATCAGGATCAGCGTGATGAAAAGCCGCATGACGGCATAGGACGAGTCGACCTGATGCAGGCCCGCGGCCTGGCTGGATGGGCTGGAATCCACTGTTTGTCTCCGTGTTCTTATTGGGTGAGGTGGCGCGCGCAGGTTATTGTTATCGCTTCGACATCACGACGAAGCGCGGCGGCGCGAGCTGCACAGACTAACACGAGGGGAATCGGGGTGCAGGCGCCCTGCGCGCGCAGGCCGGAAGCGGCGCTCACCGCCGGCGTGGCGAAAAAAAAGCCGCCCGGCGGCGGCTTACGGCGATGCAGGCGACCTGGCCTTACAGCCAATGCGAACGCACATGGTAAGGATGCACCTGGTTGTAGCCGCTGCGCTCCTTCTTCTGCGCGATCTTCTGCAGCATCAGCAGGCCGGCCTCATGGCCGTCCACCACCATGCGCTTGCCGCCGCCGCGCTGCATCTGGCTGCCGCCCCAGGTCTGGGTCAGGATCCAGTCGCCCAGCAGGTCTTGCCCGAGGTCGACGGTGAACGTGCTGCGCGCGCTGTCGGAAAAATGCAGGCGCGTGGCCACCGTGACGGGCAGCGAATGGGTGGCGTTGTCGGCGGAATCGATCATGGCGCAGGATGATAGCAGGACGGCGGGCGATTTCAAGAGCGCGCCGGCGGGAGAAGGCCCGCCGGCGCGGCTCGGGTCGTTACAGGTTCGGCGCCAGCCAGCGCTCGATGTCTTCCTTGGGCACGCCGCGGCGCTCGGCCATGTCCTGCACCTGGTCTTCGCCGATCTTGCCGACCACGAAGTACTTGGATTGCGGATGCGCGAAGTAGAAGCCCGACACCGCCGCGCCCGGGAACATGGCGTAGGACTCGGTCAACTGCATGCCGATGTCCTCGCACTGCATGACGCGGAAGGCCTCGGCCTTGACGGTATGCTCGGGGCAGGCCGGATAGCCCGGCGCGGGGCGGATACCCAGGTACTTTTCCTTGATCAGCTCGGTATTGGACAGGGCCTCGTCGGGCACGTAGCCCCACAAGTCCTTGCGCACCCGCTCGTGCAGGTATTCGGCGAAGGCTTCGGCCAGGCGGTCGGCCAGGGCCTTGAGCATGATCGAGGAGTAATCGTCATGCGCATCCTCGAAGCGCTTCTCGTACTTCTCGATGCCCAGGCCCGAGGTCACTGCGAACAGGCCGATGTAATCCTGGATGCCGGACGCCTTGGGCGCGATGAAATCCGACAGGCACTGGTTGGGACGCGCCACGCCGTCCACCACCGGCTTCTCGGTCTGCTGGCGCGCGCCGTAATAGGTAAAGGCGACCTGGCTGCGGGTATCGTCGGTGTAGATCTCGATATCGTCGTCGTTGACGCTGTTGGCCGGCAGCAGCGAGACCACGCCGTTGGCGGTCAGCCAGCGGCCGTCGACGATCTTCTTGAGCAGCACCTGCGCTTCGGCGAACACCTTGCTGGCGGCCTCGCCCACTACCTCGTCGGTGAGGATGGCGGGGTAAGGGCCGGCCAGGTCCCAGGTCTGGAAGAACGGGCCCCAGTCGATGTAGTTGGCCAGGAGGCCCAGGTCGACGTTCTTGAACACGCGGCGGCCGATGAACTTGGGCTTGACCGGCGCATACTCGAGCCGGGTCTTGTTGGCGCGCGCGGCGGCCAGCGTCAGCATCGGCACCGCCTTCTTGTTGGCGTGCTGCTCGCGGATGCGCTCGTAGTCGGCGTTGAGCTCGGCCACGTACTGCCCCTTCTGCTCGTCGGTGAGCAGCGACTGCGCCACCGACACCGCGCGCGAGGCGTCCGGCACGTAGACCACCGGTCCTTCGTAGTTGGGCGCGATCTTCACGGCCGTGTGCGCGCGCGAAGTGGTGGCGCCGCCGATCAGCAGCGGCATCCTGAGGCCGGCGAAATAGGGGTCGCGCTGCATTTCCTTGGCGACGTAGGCCATCTCTTCCAGCGAGGGCGTGATCAGGCCGGACAGGCCGATGATGTCCGCGTTCTCTTCCTTGGCACGGGCCAGGATCTGCGCGCACGGCACCATCACGCCCATGTTCACCACCTCGAAATTGTTGCACTGGAGGACCACGGTGACGATGTTCTTGCCGATGTCGTGCACGTCGCCCTTGACGGTGGCGATCACGATCTTGCCCTTGGGCTTGGCCACCACGCCGGTCTCGATCTCCAGCTGGCGCTTTTCCTCTTCGATGAAGGGAATCAGGTGGGCCACCGCCTGCTTCATCACGCGCGCCGACTTCACCACCTGCGGCAGGAACATCTTGCCCTGGCCGAACAGGTCGCCGACCACGTTCATGCCGTCCATCAGCGGGCCTTCGATCACGTGGATGGGACGGCCGCCGCGGGCGGCGATCTGCGCCCGCGCTTCTTCGGTGTCTTCCACGATCCATTGCGTGATGCCGTGCACCAGCGCGTGCGACAAGCGCTTCTCGACCGGATCGTTGCGCCACTCCAGCGTGGCTTCTTCCTTCTTGTCGCCGGCCTTCAGCGTGGCGGCGTATTCGATCATGCGCTCGGTGGCGTCTTCGCGGCGATTCAGCACCACGTCCTCGACGCGCTCGCGCAGCTCGGCCGGCAGGTCGTCGTAGACGCCGATCATGCCGGCGTTGACGATGCCCATGGTCATGCCGGCCTTGATGGCGTGGTACAGGAACACGGTGTGGATCGCCTCGCGCGCCGGGTCGTTGCCGCGGAAGCTGAAGGACACGTTGGAGACGCCGCCGCTGATCTTGGCATAGGGCAGGTTCTCGTGGATCCAGCGGGTGGCCTCGATGAAGTCAACCGCGTAGTTGTTGTGCTCCTCGATGCCGGTGGCGACGGCGAAGATGTTGGGATCGAAGATGATGTCCTCCGGCGGGAAGCCGAGCCGGTCCACCAGCAGGCGATAGGCGCGTTCGCAGATCTCGATCTTGCGCGCGAAGGTGTCGGCCTGGCCCGTTTCGTCGAAGGCCATCACGATCACGGCGGCGCCGTAGCGGCGGCACAGCTTGGCCTCGCGCAGGAATTTCTCCTCGCCTTCCTTCATCGAGATGGAGTTGACGATGGACTTGCCCTGCACGCACTTCAGGCCGGCCTCGATGACTTCCCACTTGGAGGAGTCGATCATGATGGGCACGCGCGCAATGTCGGGCTCGGAGGCGATCAGGTTGAGGAAGCGCGTCATGGCGGCGAGCGAATCGAGCATCGCCTCGTCCATGTTGATGTCGATGATCTGCGCGCCGTTCTCGACCTGCTGGCGCGCCACGGCCAGCGCCTCGTCGTACTGCTCGTTGAGGATCAGGCGGGCGAAGGCCTTGGAGCCGGTGACGTTGGTGCGCTCGCCGACGTTCACATAAAGCGACTGGTCATTGATGGTGAACGGCTCCAGGCCGGACAGGCGCATCTCATGCGTGGGCTCGGGCAGCTTGCGCGGGGCGATGGCGGCGACGGTCTCGGCGATCGCCTTGATGTGCGGCGGCGTGGTGCCGCAGCAGCCGCCGGCGACGTTGACGAAACCGCTCTCGGCGAACTCCTTCAACAGCGCCGAGGTCACGTCGGGCGTCTCGTCGAAGCCGGTGTCGCTCATCGGGTTGGGCAGGCCGGCATTGGGATAGATGCAGACGTAGGTGTCGGCGATGCGCGACAGCTCTTCCGCGTAGGGACGCATCAGCGCCGCGCCCAGCGCGCAGTTCAGGCCCACCGTCAGCGGCCGCGCGTGGCGGATCGAGTTCCAGAACGCGGTCACGGTCTGGCCCGACAGGATGCGGCCGGAGGCGTCGGTCACGGTGCCGGAAATCATGATCGGCAGGCGCTTGCCCGACTCTTCGAAGAAGGTGTCGATAGCGAACAGGGCGGCCTTGCAATTGAGGGTGTCGAAGATGGTCTCGACCAGCAGCACGTCGGATCCGCCCTCCACCAGCGCGCGGGTCTGCTCCAGGTAGGCCGCAACCAGCTGGTCGAAGGTGACGTTGCGCGCGGCCGGGTCGTTGACGTCCGGAGAGATCGAGGCGGTCTTGGGCGTGGGACCCAAGGCGCCGGCCACGAAGCGCGGCTTGTCGGGCGTCGAATACTTGTCGCAGGCCGCGCGCGCCAGGCGCGCCGATTCCACGTTCATCTCGTAGACGAGATGGGCCATGTGGTAGTCGTCCTGCGCCACGCTGGTGGCGCCGAAGGTATTGGTCTCGATCAGGTCGGCGCCGGCGGCCAGGTATTGCTCGTGGATTTCCTGGATGATGTGCGGCTGGGTCAGGGAAAGCAGCTCGTTGTTGCCCTTGACGAACATGTCTTTGCCGGGCACGCTGAAGTCGGCGAAGCGCTTGCCGCGGTAGTCTTCCTCGGTCAGCTTGTATTGCTGGATCATGGTGCCCATGGCGCCATCAAGGATCAGGATGCGCTTGGACATCAGGTCGCGCAGCAGCAATTCGGTTTGGCAGAGTTCGTTCGGCTTCATCTGGCGTTGTTCTCTTGTTTCGGCAAAAATGCGCGCTGCGTCGTCCGGTCGGCCGGACAAGAAAACCGGCCGTCGGAAGACCGGTTTTGTGAGCGAAAATAGACCCCGGATTATACGGCAAACCCGCCCCGAGCCCCGATTCCGGGCATGGCTGCCAGGCCCCAAAAACATTTCAAAACGACAACTCATGACCGATCGCCGCGTCCTTATCCTGACCGCCTTGCCCCACGAACTCAACGCCGCCGACGCCCCGCCCGGAACAGAGGTCGTCTATTGCGGCGTGGGCAAGGTCAACGCCGCGCTGCATGCCGCCCAGGCCATCCTGGAGCGGCGTCCAGGGCTGATGATCAATTTCGGCACGGCCGGCAAGATCGATCCTCTGCACGATGGCTTGCTGGAGGTGGCCGCCGTGGTCCAGCGCGACATGATGGCCATGCCGCTGGCGCCGCGCGGCGTCACCCCGCTGATGCCGCAGGACCGGGAACCGCCGCGCCTGGAGTCCGGGTATCCCGGCGTGGTTTGCGGCACCGGCGACAGCTTCGTCACCGCCAGCGACGCCTGGCTGCTGGAGCAGCAGGTCGACCTGGTGGACATGGAGCTGTTCGCCATCGCCCGCGTGTGCCGCCATTTCGGCGTGCCGTGGCGCGCGTTCAAGTTCATCACCGATGGCGCCGACGATGACGCGGCCATGGACTGGGAGGCCAAGGTGCACCTGGGCGCGGAACTGTTCTGGCGTCACTTGCCGCATGTGATCAAGCAATGAAAAAGGCCCGCGGATGCGGGCCTTTTTGCAGATGGCGCAAGCCTCACGCGCTGCGCCGGTCGTCGCCGCGCGTGGGGGCGTTGGCCGCCCCGTCCGCATGCCGGCGCGGCTCATCGAGCTTCAACGTCAGGCACTTGGCGGCGCCGCCGGCTTTCATGAACTCCGACAGCGGCGTCTCATGCACCTCGAAACCCTTTTCCTCCAGCTGCCCGCGCAAGGCTGGCGACGCCCGGTTGAGAAACACGTGGCGGCCGGCGTTGACGGCATTGCAGGCGAAGCGCAGCGCGTCCTCCTCGCCCACCGCGATCAGGCGCTGCGGCGGCACGCGGGCGGCGATGGCCTTGCGCGAGGCGGCATCGAAGGCCGGCAGGTAGGCCATCAGGTAGCCGCCCTGCAGCGGACAGAAGCAGGTATCGAGGTGGTAGAAGCGCGGGTCGACCAGCTGCAGCGACTGCACCTCGATCTTCAGCCAGCCGGCCACCAGCGGCGCGGCGCGCACGTCGGTGCGGTGGCCGTAGCCCATCCACAGCAGATCGGCCTGGCGATCCAGCAAGGCGTCGCCGGCGCCCTCGAAGGGCACGTGCTCCGGCATCGCCAGCACGCGCAAGCCCTGCGATTCGAACCAGGCCCTGAAGTGCGGCTCCTCGGCTTGCCGCTCGGCGTGACGGAAATGCGAGAGCACTACCTGGTCCTCCAGCACCAGGCCGGCGTTGGCGGTAAACACCATGTCCGGCACGCCGGCGGCGGCCGGCATCTCGCGCACCTGCGCCACGCCGGCCAGGCCATCGCGCAGCGCCTGCCACTGGCGCTCGGCCAGGCTAAGGTCGGCATGGGCGACATTGCCCTCCATCCAGGGATTGATCACATAGGACACGCCGAAGTGCTGCGGCGGGCACATCAGGAATGCATCGTGGCGTTGCTGTTTCATGAAGATTCTCCTTGGTTGGCTGGCTTATGAATCGGAGACGCGATGCGCGGGAATGCTCTGGAACACATCGCGCACGGCCTGCAGGGCAAGGTCCACCTCCTCGCTTGCAATGACCAGCGGCGGCGCCAGGCGCACCACGGTGTCGTGCGTTTCCTTGGTCAGCACGCCGCAGGCCATGAGGCGCTCGCAAAAGCCGCGCGCCTTGATGAAGCGCGGATCCAGGTCGATGCCCAGCATCAGCCCGCGTCCGCGCACTTCGCGCAGGGCCGGGTGAGCGATGCGGCGCAGGCCGTCCGCCAGGCGACGGCCCTGCTCGCGCGCGTTGGCGATCAGCTCGCCGTCCTGCAGCAGCGCCAGGGCCTCGGCGCCCACCGCCGCCGACAAGGCGTTGCCGCCGAAGGTGCTGCCGTGGTCGCCGGGAGTGAACACATCCATCACTTCGTCGCCGGCGAGGAATGCCGATACCGGCAGCAAGCCGCCGCCCAGCGCCTTGCCCAGGATCAGGCAGTCCGGGCGCACGTCTTCATGATCGCAGGCCAGCAGGCGGCCGGTGCGGCCCAGCCCGGTCTGCACCTCGTCGCACATCATCAGCACGCCGCGGCGCGCGCAGATCTCGCGGCAGCGCCGCAGGTAGCCGTCCGGCGGCAT
This genomic window contains:
- a CDS encoding phosphorylase family protein, yielding MTDRRVLILTALPHELNAADAPPGTEVVYCGVGKVNAALHAAQAILERRPGLMINFGTAGKIDPLHDGLLEVAAVVQRDMMAMPLAPRGVTPLMPQDREPPRLESGYPGVVCGTGDSFVTASDAWLLEQQVDLVDMELFAIARVCRHFGVPWRAFKFITDGADDDAAMDWEAKVHLGAELFWRHLPHVIKQ
- a CDS encoding dimethylarginine dimethylaminohydrolase family protein, which translates into the protein MKQQRHDAFLMCPPQHFGVSYVINPWMEGNVAHADLSLAERQWQALRDGLAGVAQVREMPAAAGVPDMVFTANAGLVLEDQVVLSHFRHAERQAEEPHFRAWFESQGLRVLAMPEHVPFEGAGDALLDRQADLLWMGYGHRTDVRAAPLVAGWLKIEVQSLQLVDPRFYHLDTCFCPLQGGYLMAYLPAFDAASRKAIAARVPPQRLIAVGEEDALRFACNAVNAGRHVFLNRASPALRGQLEEKGFEVHETPLSEFMKAGGAAKCLTLKLDEPRRHADGAANAPTRGDDRRSA
- a CDS encoding MFS transporter, with the protein product MRLFITLILMIVGASGMYVMAVVLPAVQADFGVDRGLASLPYTLTMLGVGAGGMLMGRMADKVGIMKPLLLGGACLGGGFIAAALAPNIWAFMAAHCILIGLLGTASTFSPLVADTSLWFRKRRGIAVAVCASGNYLGGALWPPIIQHFVDAVGWRQTYIGMGIVCAAVMCTLAWLMRARPPVQAAGAGAAGNGAGNRPFGLSPRAAQLLLCLAGIACCVAMAMPQVHIVAYCGDLGYGPARGAQMLSLMLACGVVSRLVSGAICDRIGGLRTLLLGSFLQGVSLLLFLPFDSLASLYVISALFGLFQGGIVPSYAIIVREYFPAAEAGQRVGAVIMTTMFGMAIGGWMSGKIFDLAGSYHAAFANGVGWNLLNLAIAFLLLTRVRGARLKAA
- the metH gene encoding methionine synthase, which codes for MKPNELCQTELLLRDLMSKRILILDGAMGTMIQQYKLTEEDYRGKRFADFSVPGKDMFVKGNNELLSLTQPHIIQEIHEQYLAAGADLIETNTFGATSVAQDDYHMAHLVYEMNVESARLARAACDKYSTPDKPRFVAGALGPTPKTASISPDVNDPAARNVTFDQLVAAYLEQTRALVEGGSDVLLVETIFDTLNCKAALFAIDTFFEESGKRLPIMISGTVTDASGRILSGQTVTAFWNSIRHARPLTVGLNCALGAALMRPYAEELSRIADTYVCIYPNAGLPNPMSDTGFDETPDVTSALLKEFAESGFVNVAGGCCGTTPPHIKAIAETVAAIAPRKLPEPTHEMRLSGLEPFTINDQSLYVNVGERTNVTGSKAFARLILNEQYDEALAVARQQVENGAQIIDINMDEAMLDSLAAMTRFLNLIASEPDIARVPIMIDSSKWEVIEAGLKCVQGKSIVNSISMKEGEEKFLREAKLCRRYGAAVIVMAFDETGQADTFARKIEICERAYRLLVDRLGFPPEDIIFDPNIFAVATGIEEHNNYAVDFIEATRWIHENLPYAKISGGVSNVSFSFRGNDPAREAIHTVFLYHAIKAGMTMGIVNAGMIGVYDDLPAELRERVEDVVLNRREDATERMIEYAATLKAGDKKEEATLEWRNDPVEKRLSHALVHGITQWIVEDTEEARAQIAARGGRPIHVIEGPLMDGMNVVGDLFGQGKMFLPQVVKSARVMKQAVAHLIPFIEEEKRQLEIETGVVAKPKGKIVIATVKGDVHDIGKNIVTVVLQCNNFEVVNMGVMVPCAQILARAKEENADIIGLSGLITPSLEEMAYVAKEMQRDPYFAGLRMPLLIGGATTSRAHTAVKIAPNYEGPVVYVPDASRAVSVAQSLLTDEQKGQYVAELNADYERIREQHANKKAVPMLTLAAARANKTRLEYAPVKPKFIGRRVFKNVDLGLLANYIDWGPFFQTWDLAGPYPAILTDEVVGEAASKVFAEAQVLLKKIVDGRWLTANGVVSLLPANSVNDDDIEIYTDDTRSQVAFTYYGARQQTEKPVVDGVARPNQCLSDFIAPKASGIQDYIGLFAVTSGLGIEKYEKRFEDAHDDYSSIMLKALADRLAEAFAEYLHERVRKDLWGYVPDEALSNTELIKEKYLGIRPAPGYPACPEHTVKAEAFRVMQCEDIGMQLTESYAMFPGAAVSGFYFAHPQSKYFVVGKIGEDQVQDMAERRGVPKEDIERWLAPNL